A genomic region of Populus nigra chromosome 11, ddPopNigr1.1, whole genome shotgun sequence contains the following coding sequences:
- the LOC133706293 gene encoding terpene synthase 10-like, with translation MAPTHLDSSFSTLPTLASPSRPLVESVSSKNSRSVPAKGRCMVATGDDDQIVRRSANYRTSMWEYDFVQSLTSKYKGEPYIARSEKLKANVRMMLANASKPLDQLELIDTLERLGLSYHFVDEIKSTLKSLFDENHIENTETVHDLYATALEFRLLRERGYQVPQEVFNHFKDEQGNFRAWVHDDLKGMLNLYEASYFLVEGENILEDARDFTTKNLENYVKKCNTTEYLSELVSHALELPLAWRMLRLEAHWFINLYETKTDMEPVLLELAKLDFNMVQAVHQEDLKDSSRWWKMTGLGEKLDFARDRLMENFLWSAGIIFEPQFDNCRRMLTKLNSLVTTVDDIYDVHGTLDELELFTDAIVRWDLNFMDGLPDYMKLCFFALFNSINEVAYDILRDQGVDSLPYLKKAWADLCKSYLLEAKWFYSGHTPTLQEYLDNAWISIGVPLAIVHAYFYAPNPTAEEASHFTEEYPDIIRWSSRIVRLADDLGTSSDEIKRGDVSKSIQCYMHETEASEEEARDHIKKLISNAWKKLNASQFSNPHISQTIIGVAVNLARTAQCIYQYGDGHAIEHLETKDRVMSLLIKPL, from the exons ATGGCTCCCACCCACTTGGATTCATCGTTTAGCACTCTCCCCACATTAGCATCTCCTAGTCGACCCTTAGTAGAATCCGTATCAAGCAAGAATTCTCGCTCTGTACCTGCTAAAGGTCGATGCATGGTTGCCACCGGAGATGATGACCAAATTGTCCGGAGGTCGGCAAATTACCGAACTTCCATGTGGGAGTATGATTTTGTTCAGTCACTGACTAGTAAATATAAG GGAGAGCCGTACATAGCGCGAAGCGAAAAGCTGAAGGCAAACGTAAGGATGATGCTGGCGAATGCATCGAAACCCTTGGATCAACTTGAGCTAATCGATACCTTGGAAAGACTTGGATTATCTTACCATTTCGTTGATGAAATAAAGAGCACTTTGAAGAGCTTATTTGATGAAAATCATATAGAGAATACAGAGACAGTGCATGATTTGTATGCTACTGCTCTAGAATTTCGGCTCTTAAGGGAGCGTGGATATCAAGTGCCTCAAG AGGTTTTCAATCATTTCAAGGATGAACAAGGAAACTTTAGGGCATGGGTTCATGACGATTTGAAGGGAATGCTAAACCTGTATGAAGCTTCATACTTCTTGGTAGAAGGGGAGAACATATTAGAAGATGCAAGAGACTTCACCACCAAAAATCTTGAAAACTATGTCAAGAAGTGCAACACTACCGAATATCTTTCAGAGTTGGTGAGCCATGCCTTGGAGCTTCCATTGGCTTGGAGGATGCTAAGATTGGAGGCCCATTGGTTCATCAATTTGTATGAAACTAAAACTGATATGGAACCTGTTTTGTTAGAACTAGCAAAACTAGATTTCAACATGGTACAGGCAGTACACCAAGAAGATCTGAAAGATTCATCTAG GTGGTGGAAGATGACAGGACTTGGAGAAAAGTTGGATTTTGCCAGGGACAGGCTGATGGAGAATTTCTTATGGAGTGCGGGGATCATATTTGAACCTCAATTTGATAATTGCAGGAGAATGCTAACAAAACTTAATTCACTTGTAACAACAGTTGATGATATTTATGATGTCCATGGTACCTTAGATGAGCTTGAGCTATTCACAGATGCCATTGTAAG ATGGGATCTTAATTTCATGGATGGTCTTCCAGACTAtatgaaattatgtttttttgcaTTGTTCAATTCGATAAACGAAGTTGCTTATGATATTCTAAGAGATCAAGGAGTTGACAGCCTCCCTTACTTGAAGAAAgcg TGGGCAGATTTATGTAAATCATATTTGTTGGAAGCTAAGTGGTTCTACAGTGGACATACACCAACTCTTCAAGAATACTTAGATAATGCATGGATTTCAATTGGAGTACCATTGGCTATTGTTCATGCATACTTTTATGCTCCGAATCCAACAGCAGAGGAGGCCTCGCATTTCACGGAGGAATACCCAGATATAATTCGATGgtcatccaggattgtacgccTTGCTGATGATCTTGGAACCTCCTCG gatgaaataaaaagaggAGATGTTTccaaatcaatccaatgttacATGCACGAAACTGAAGCTTCTGAAGAAGAAGCTCGTGatcatataaagaaattaatcaGCAATGCgtggaaaaaattaaatgcttCTCAATTTTCTAATCCCCATATCTCTCAAACTATCATTGGTGTTGCAGTCAACCTTGCACGAACGGCACAATGCATTTACCAATATGGAGATGGGCATGCTATTGAACATCTTGAGACCAAGGATCGGGTGATGTCCTTACTTATTAAGCccttataa